A section of the Streptomyces sp. NBC_01363 genome encodes:
- a CDS encoding MBL fold metallo-hydrolase: MTEQTERSRTGTTQPPHVSRGRIVGPRPLGEVRVWPRSFADRLTAPLPSVMSMSRLAREHALRPNAEGLRDIHRLPYAPEPLPAVPTGSTSLTWAGHASWIIRTGGLTVLTDPVWSRRILGTPARITPVGVRWEDLPPVDAVVISHNHYDHLDAPTLRRLPKDTPLFVPAGLGRWCRRRRFTCVTELDWWESAELDGVRFDFVPAHHWSKRTLTDTCHSLWGGWIIGTPGPGGQRIHFAGDTGYGHWFGEIGSRYPGIDLTLLPIGAYEPRWWLGDVHTDPEQAMQAYEDLGARAMAPMHWATFLLSAEPVLEPLTRLRTAWQRAGHPRALLWDLPIGASRVLEPAPRTISG; encoded by the coding sequence ATGACGGAACAGACCGAGCGCTCCCGCACCGGGACCACGCAGCCGCCCCACGTGTCTCGCGGCAGGATCGTCGGACCGCGCCCGCTCGGCGAGGTCCGGGTCTGGCCCAGGAGCTTCGCCGATCGGCTCACCGCGCCGCTCCCGAGTGTCATGAGCATGTCCCGGCTGGCCCGTGAGCACGCCCTGCGGCCCAACGCGGAAGGACTGCGCGACATCCACCGCCTCCCCTACGCCCCCGAACCCCTGCCGGCCGTCCCCACCGGCAGCACGTCCCTCACCTGGGCCGGGCACGCCAGCTGGATCATCCGCACCGGCGGGCTGACCGTCCTCACCGACCCCGTCTGGTCCCGCCGCATCCTCGGGACGCCGGCCAGGATCACGCCGGTCGGCGTCCGCTGGGAGGACCTGCCGCCCGTGGACGCCGTCGTCATCAGCCACAACCACTACGACCACCTCGACGCCCCCACCCTGCGCAGACTGCCCAAGGACACCCCGCTCTTCGTCCCCGCCGGGCTCGGCCGCTGGTGCCGCCGTCGCCGCTTCACCTGCGTCACCGAACTCGACTGGTGGGAATCGGCCGAGCTCGACGGGGTCCGCTTCGATTTCGTACCGGCCCACCACTGGTCCAAGCGCACCCTCACCGACACCTGCCACTCCCTGTGGGGCGGCTGGATCATCGGCACCCCCGGCCCCGGCGGACAGCGGATCCACTTCGCCGGGGACACCGGGTACGGGCACTGGTTCGGCGAGATCGGCAGCCGGTACCCCGGGATCGACCTGACCCTCCTGCCGATCGGGGCGTACGAACCGCGCTGGTGGCTCGGTGACGTGCACACCGATCCCGAGCAGGCCATGCAGGCCTACGAGGATCTCGGCGCCCGCGCGATGGCGCCGATGCACTGGGCCACCTTCCTGCTCTCCGCGGAACCCGTACTCGAACCGCTGACCCGGCTGCGCACCGCCTGGCAGCGGGCCGGACACCCCCGGGCACTGCTCTGGGACCTGCCGATCGGTGCCTCGCGCGTACTGGAGCCGGCACCCCGCACGATCAGTGGCTGA
- a CDS encoding DedA family protein yields the protein MIQQVVGQLPPESTQQAVGYPSLFLLVALGALVPVVPTGALVSSAAVVALHQSSPFSLLIVFAVASAAAFLGDICLYWLGQRGVRSKNGSKWLRTIRDRAAPERLAQARQKLDEHGAAVLVLSRLVPAGRIPVMLACLLGRMPLRRFARGDVPACLAWAATYQLIGILGGSLFPEPWQGVVAAVGLTLLISGAPAVWRKARARFSH from the coding sequence GTGATACAGCAGGTCGTGGGGCAGCTGCCCCCGGAGTCGACGCAGCAGGCGGTCGGCTATCCGTCCCTGTTCCTGCTGGTGGCGCTGGGTGCGCTGGTGCCGGTAGTGCCGACGGGTGCGCTGGTGAGTTCGGCCGCGGTGGTGGCGCTGCACCAGTCGTCGCCGTTCTCGCTGCTGATCGTCTTCGCGGTGGCCTCGGCCGCGGCGTTCCTCGGGGACATCTGCCTGTACTGGCTCGGTCAGCGCGGGGTGCGGTCCAAGAACGGTTCGAAGTGGCTGCGGACGATCCGCGACCGGGCCGCCCCGGAGCGGCTGGCGCAGGCCCGGCAGAAGCTGGACGAGCACGGTGCGGCGGTGCTGGTGCTGTCCAGGCTGGTGCCCGCGGGGCGGATTCCGGTGATGCTGGCCTGCCTGCTGGGCCGGATGCCACTGCGTCGGTTCGCCCGTGGCGATGTGCCTGCGTGTCTGGCGTGGGCGGCGACGTACCAGCTGATCGGCATTCTGGGCGGTTCGCTCTTCCCCGAGCCGTGGCAGGGAGTGGTCGCGGCGGTGGGTCTGACGCTGCTGATCAGCGGGGCGCCCGCAGTGTGGCGGAAGGCGCGGGCCCGGTTCAGCCACTGA
- a CDS encoding MBL fold metallo-hydrolase — protein MPVEVTWWGHATCTIEDSGVRVLTDPLFARRFAHLRRRRGELPGPEAAVADVVLVSHLHSDHLHLPSLARLAPGSRLVVPLGAVRSVPGLRVLRSARGLRITEVAPGDEVRVGEVRVRAVPAMHDGRRLPMGPHRSPALGFMVEGEARTYFAGDTGLFDEMAQAVGPVDVALLPVGGWGPYLGHSHLDAGQAAQALARLAPRSAVPVHYGTYWPIGMDGIRPHEFHSPGDEFVRKAALLAPEVSVHRLSHGEHVRPEAAR, from the coding sequence GTGCCGGTGGAAGTCACCTGGTGGGGTCATGCCACCTGCACCATCGAGGACTCCGGGGTCCGGGTGCTGACCGATCCGCTCTTCGCGCGGCGCTTCGCGCATCTGCGCCGCCGGCGCGGTGAGCTGCCCGGCCCCGAGGCGGCGGTCGCCGATGTCGTGCTGGTCTCGCATCTGCACTCCGACCATCTGCATCTGCCCTCCCTGGCGAGGCTCGCCCCCGGCAGCAGGCTGGTCGTGCCGCTGGGTGCGGTGCGCTCCGTGCCGGGGCTGCGGGTGCTGCGCTCGGCACGCGGGCTGCGGATCACCGAGGTGGCCCCGGGCGACGAGGTCCGGGTCGGCGAGGTGCGGGTGAGGGCGGTTCCGGCGATGCACGACGGCAGGCGCCTGCCGATGGGCCCGCATCGCTCCCCCGCGCTCGGCTTCATGGTCGAGGGGGAGGCCCGGACGTACTTCGCCGGTGACACGGGGCTCTTCGACGAGATGGCGCAGGCGGTCGGCCCGGTGGACGTGGCGCTGCTGCCGGTGGGCGGCTGGGGCCCGTATCTGGGCCACAGCCATCTGGACGCGGGCCAGGCGGCGCAGGCGCTGGCCCGGTTGGCCCCGCGGTCGGCCGTGCCGGTGCACTACGGCACGTACTGGCCGATCGGCATGGACGGGATCAGGCCGCACGAGTTCCACTCACCGGGTGACGAGTTCGTCCGCAAGGCGGCGCTGCTGGCGCCGGAGGTGTCCGTGCACCGGCTGTCCCACGGTGAGCATGTGCGGCCGGAGGCCGCCAGGTGA
- a CDS encoding phage holin family protein yields MDDGRWRTAGSALMRVVLVWAVSTLTMLALAGILPDFQLQSDDGDSITKIAFTAAWGAGAFGLLSALVWPVLVRALLIVPALVLGLLVFFLNGSLLLLALRLIPDGRGAADPQTAVVVAAVMSAVASATSTALAVRDDNAYRRRLSRLAVRRRRRSGADSGRSGPPGTVFIQLDGVGHDVLAHAADEGLMPTVAQWLADKEGHRLTPWRTDWSSQTGASQLGILHGSNHDVPAFRWYEKETGDIMVSSRPASALELQRRAVARTHDGGLLALDGASRGNLFSGGADQLALVLSMAARFGKGRRSRAGYFAYFSDPANAVRTAVSFVAEVCREIGQSTRARMRKVTPRIKRGGLYPFIRAFATVVERDVVVAAVIGDMFAGRTAVYADLVAYDEVAHHSGPNSRDAEKVLARLDRSLALIAKVAEHTPRTYRIVLLSDHGQSPGETFAGAYGLTLKDLVRAGCGLPVPRRAQRTRSASEARDAVRIALHRPVDEGAAEHLTKPSDPVVLASGNLGLISFPDIEGRASREQLDRSHPALLGTLANHPGIGFLLVRSERHGSVVLGRGGTETPVSELVDGEGPLAPFGPGAAAAVRRTDTFPHVADIMVNSMYDGTTGCVHAFEEQIGSHGGLGGEQSRPFLLRPAVLSAPVAPDTELVGAEQVHTVLRRWLRECRGPQIPLAAPGAVGGADEVDGTVQAAG; encoded by the coding sequence GTGGACGACGGGCGATGGCGAACAGCCGGCAGCGCCCTGATGCGAGTGGTCCTGGTGTGGGCGGTCTCGACGCTCACGATGCTGGCGCTCGCCGGGATTCTGCCGGACTTCCAGCTCCAGTCGGACGACGGCGACAGCATAACCAAGATCGCGTTCACCGCGGCCTGGGGCGCCGGCGCGTTCGGTCTGCTCTCCGCACTGGTCTGGCCCGTCCTGGTGAGGGCGCTGCTCATCGTGCCCGCGCTGGTGCTCGGGCTGCTCGTCTTCTTCCTGAACGGCTCGCTGCTGCTGCTCGCCCTGCGACTCATCCCGGACGGGCGCGGTGCCGCCGACCCGCAGACGGCCGTCGTCGTCGCGGCCGTGATGTCCGCCGTCGCCTCGGCGACCTCCACGGCGCTCGCCGTCCGCGACGACAATGCCTACCGGCGCAGGCTCTCCCGGCTGGCCGTCCGCCGCCGACGGCGCAGCGGTGCGGACAGCGGGCGCAGCGGACCGCCGGGCACCGTCTTCATCCAGCTCGACGGCGTCGGCCATGACGTGCTCGCCCACGCCGCCGACGAGGGCCTGATGCCGACCGTCGCGCAGTGGCTGGCGGACAAGGAGGGGCACCGGCTCACCCCGTGGCGCACCGACTGGTCCAGCCAGACCGGGGCCAGCCAGCTCGGCATCCTGCACGGCAGCAACCACGACGTCCCCGCCTTCCGCTGGTACGAGAAGGAGACCGGCGACATCATGGTCTCCAGCAGACCCGCGAGCGCCCTCGAACTCCAGCGCAGGGCCGTCGCGCGCACCCATGACGGCGGACTGCTCGCGCTGGACGGCGCCAGCCGCGGCAACCTCTTCAGCGGCGGCGCCGACCAGCTCGCGCTCGTCCTGTCCATGGCGGCCCGGTTCGGCAAGGGCCGCCGCTCCAGGGCCGGGTACTTCGCGTACTTCTCCGACCCGGCCAACGCCGTACGTACCGCGGTGTCGTTCGTCGCCGAGGTGTGCCGCGAGATCGGCCAGTCGACCCGGGCGCGGATGCGGAAGGTCACGCCCAGGATCAAGCGGGGCGGGCTGTACCCCTTCATCCGGGCCTTCGCGACCGTCGTCGAACGCGATGTGGTGGTCGCCGCCGTCATCGGGGACATGTTCGCCGGCCGCACCGCCGTCTACGCCGACCTGGTCGCCTACGACGAGGTGGCGCACCACTCCGGACCGAACAGCCGTGACGCGGAGAAGGTGCTCGCGCGCCTGGACCGCTCGCTCGCCCTGATCGCCAAGGTCGCCGAGCACACCCCGCGCACCTACCGAATCGTGCTGCTCTCCGACCACGGACAGAGCCCCGGGGAGACCTTCGCCGGGGCGTACGGGCTGACCCTCAAGGACCTGGTGCGGGCGGGCTGCGGGCTGCCCGTGCCCCGACGGGCGCAGCGCACCCGAAGCGCCTCGGAGGCGCGTGACGCGGTACGGATCGCCCTGCACCGGCCGGTCGACGAGGGCGCGGCGGAACACCTCACGAAGCCGTCCGACCCCGTGGTCCTCGCCTCCGGGAACCTCGGCCTGATCTCCTTCCCCGACATCGAGGGACGCGCCTCGCGCGAACAGCTCGACCGCAGCCACCCCGCCCTGCTCGGCACCCTCGCCAACCACCCCGGCATCGGCTTCCTGCTGGTCCGCAGCGAGCGCCACGGATCGGTGGTGCTGGGCCGCGGCGGAACGGAGACCCCGGTCTCGGAGCTGGTCGACGGGGAAGGTCCGCTGGCCCCGTTCGGCCCCGGCGCGGCTGCGGCGGTGCGGCGGACGGACACGTTCCCGCACGTCGCCGACATCATGGTCAACTCGATGTACGACGGCACCACGGGCTGTGTGCACGCCTTCGAGGAGCAGATCGGCTCGCACGGCGGTCTGGGCGGCGAGCAGTCCCGCCCGTTCCTGCTGCGGCCGGCCGTTCTGTCCGCGCCGGTGGCACCCGACACGGAGCTGGTCGGCGCCGAACAGGTGCACACGGTGCTGCGGCGCTGGCTGCGGGAGTGCCGGGGTCCGCAGATCCCTCTGGCGGCGCCCGGTGCGGTGGGTGGCGCGGACGAAGTGGACGGCACGGTCCAGGCGGCCGGCTGA
- the ligA gene encoding NAD-dependent DNA ligase LigA: protein MGVMTNSAVVLADTAAYAAAVEEASQAAAAYYATGESTLDDDAYDRLVRGIAAYEQEHPQEALDASPTGKVAGGAATGDVPHTVPMLSLDNVFSAEQFVTWTASLERRIGRPVAAWSVEPKLDGLAVAARYRAGRLEQLITRGDGTAGEDVSHAIGTVVGLPEQLAEPVTIEMRGEILMTTEQFEQANAVRTEHGGAPFANPRNGAAGTLRAKDRAYTVEMTFFAYGALPLPDSGELADTLAELPHSELLALVARLGVHTAADTDVAPRTVTTVEEVQSRVEEVAALRASLPFGIDGIVIKADLAADQREAGSGSRAPRWAIAHKLPAVEKVTRLLGVEWNVGRTGIIAPRAVLEPVEIDGSTVSYATLHNPADITRRDLRLGDRVMVYKAGDIIPRIEAPVAHLRTGDEKPIDFPEACPQCGSEIDTSEQRWRCVRGRDCRLVASISYAAGRDQLDIEGLGGTRVVQLVEAGLVTDLADLFTLDREQLLGLERMGETSTDNLLAAIGTARTQPLSRVFCALGVRGTGRSMSRRIARYFADMDRIRAADAEELQRVDGIGKEKAASVVAELVELAPLIEKLVAAGVNMTEPGATPPPPPGEEGEEAAAAADGEGTGLPLDGMTVVVTGAMTGALEKLSRNEMNELIERAGGKSSSSVSKRTSLLVAGEKAGSKRTKAEDLGVRIAAPDEFAELVAVFLPSEV, encoded by the coding sequence ATGGGGGTCATGACGAACTCAGCTGTTGTGCTCGCCGATACCGCCGCCTACGCCGCCGCGGTCGAAGAAGCGTCGCAGGCCGCCGCCGCGTACTACGCCACGGGCGAGAGCACGCTCGACGACGACGCCTACGACCGGCTGGTGCGGGGGATCGCGGCCTACGAGCAGGAGCACCCGCAGGAGGCGCTGGACGCCTCCCCGACCGGCAAGGTGGCGGGCGGCGCCGCGACCGGCGACGTGCCGCACACGGTGCCGATGCTGTCGCTGGACAATGTGTTCTCGGCCGAACAGTTCGTCACCTGGACGGCATCGCTGGAACGCCGGATCGGCCGGCCCGTCGCGGCATGGAGCGTGGAGCCCAAGCTCGACGGACTGGCCGTCGCGGCGCGCTACCGGGCGGGCCGCCTGGAGCAGCTGATCACCCGCGGCGACGGCACCGCGGGCGAGGACGTCTCGCATGCGATCGGCACCGTGGTGGGCCTGCCCGAGCAGCTCGCCGAACCGGTGACGATCGAGATGCGCGGCGAGATCCTCATGACGACCGAGCAGTTCGAGCAGGCCAACGCCGTGCGCACCGAACACGGCGGCGCCCCCTTCGCCAACCCGAGGAACGGCGCGGCGGGCACCCTCCGCGCCAAGGACCGCGCGTACACGGTGGAGATGACGTTCTTCGCCTACGGCGCCCTGCCGCTGCCCGACTCCGGCGAGCTGGCCGACACCCTCGCCGAACTCCCGCACAGCGAGCTCCTCGCCCTCGTCGCCCGGCTCGGAGTGCACACCGCGGCGGACACGGACGTGGCGCCGCGCACCGTCACCACCGTCGAGGAGGTGCAGAGCCGGGTCGAGGAAGTCGCGGCCCTGCGCGCCTCGTTGCCGTTCGGCATCGACGGCATCGTGATCAAGGCCGATCTCGCGGCCGACCAGCGCGAGGCCGGATCCGGGAGCAGGGCGCCGCGCTGGGCCATCGCTCACAAGCTCCCGGCCGTCGAGAAGGTCACCCGGCTCCTCGGCGTCGAATGGAACGTGGGGCGGACCGGCATCATCGCGCCGCGCGCCGTGCTGGAGCCGGTCGAGATCGACGGCTCGACCGTCAGCTACGCCACGCTGCACAACCCCGCCGACATCACCCGCCGCGATCTGCGCCTGGGCGACCGGGTGATGGTCTACAAGGCGGGCGACATCATTCCCCGTATCGAGGCCCCCGTCGCCCATCTGCGGACCGGTGACGAGAAGCCGATCGACTTCCCCGAGGCATGCCCGCAGTGCGGCTCCGAGATAGACACCAGCGAGCAGCGCTGGCGCTGTGTCCGGGGCCGCGACTGCCGGCTCGTCGCCTCCATCTCGTACGCGGCGGGCCGCGACCAGCTCGACATCGAGGGCCTCGGCGGGACCCGCGTCGTCCAGCTCGTCGAAGCCGGTCTGGTGACCGACCTCGCCGACCTCTTCACCCTCGACCGCGAGCAGTTGCTGGGCCTGGAGCGGATGGGCGAGACCAGCACCGACAATCTCCTGGCCGCCATCGGGACGGCACGGACCCAGCCGCTCTCCCGGGTCTTCTGCGCGCTGGGGGTACGCGGCACCGGGCGCTCCATGTCGCGGCGGATCGCCCGGTACTTCGCGGACATGGACCGCATCAGGGCGGCCGACGCCGAGGAGCTCCAGCGGGTCGACGGCATCGGCAAGGAGAAGGCCGCAAGCGTCGTCGCGGAGCTGGTGGAACTGGCCCCGCTGATCGAGAAGCTGGTGGCCGCCGGGGTCAACATGACGGAGCCCGGTGCCACGCCGCCGCCCCCGCCGGGGGAGGAGGGCGAGGAGGCGGCCGCCGCCGCGGACGGGGAAGGCACCGGTCTGCCGCTTGACGGGATGACCGTGGTGGTCACCGGAGCCATGACCGGCGCCCTGGAGAAGCTCTCGCGGAACGAGATGAACGAGCTGATCGAGCGGGCCGGCGGGAAGTCCTCGTCCAGCGTCTCCAAGCGCACCTCGCTCCTGGTCGCCGGGGAGAAGGCCGGATCCAAGCGCACCAAGGCGGAGGACCTCGGCGTCCGGATCGCCGCGCCGGACGAGTTCGCCGAACTGGTCGCCGTGTTCCTGCCGTCGGAGGTCTGA
- a CDS encoding rod shape-determining protein, which yields MRSLHDGRRLGPSVRQDHKGVTRGLALDLGSSRTRVWVPGHGLMADTDICGDFGTGPAHGGPVRRGRIVDAESCGRMLGRIADTALGADRTGTVIVLSHPVLAGARHRAAARELIAALGPTTVIALDSARAAAAYAGPQDGGPLLVIDIGAGLTETTLLVDGQVRDARQAETGLGDLGPAQPPTAVVRTVLDMIMEMWKQDRHGAVLGALRKGPLLIGGGATRPDITNRIAVRLGVPVRLADDPATAVVRGAGMVLGSVLRQAGAAPALTGRIG from the coding sequence ATGCGTTCTCTGCACGACGGACGGCGACTCGGTCCGTCCGTCCGTCAGGACCACAAGGGCGTCACCCGTGGCCTCGCCCTCGATCTCGGCAGCTCCCGCACCCGCGTCTGGGTGCCCGGACACGGCCTCATGGCCGACACCGACATCTGCGGCGACTTCGGTACGGGGCCCGCGCACGGCGGCCCGGTCCGGCGGGGGCGCATCGTCGACGCCGAGTCGTGCGGCCGGATGCTCGGCCGTATCGCCGACACGGCACTGGGCGCGGACCGCACCGGCACCGTGATCGTCCTCAGCCACCCCGTCCTCGCCGGGGCCCGGCACCGCGCCGCGGCGAGGGAACTGATCGCCGCCCTGGGGCCGACGACCGTCATCGCCCTCGACAGCGCGAGGGCCGCCGCCGCATACGCCGGACCGCAGGACGGCGGCCCGCTCCTCGTCATCGACATCGGTGCCGGGCTGACCGAGACGACCCTGCTCGTCGACGGGCAGGTCCGCGACGCCCGCCAGGCCGAGACGGGGCTGGGCGACCTCGGCCCGGCGCAGCCGCCCACCGCCGTCGTCCGCACCGTACTGGACATGATCATGGAGATGTGGAAGCAGGACCGGCACGGCGCCGTCCTCGGGGCCCTGCGCAAGGGCCCGTTGCTCATCGGGGGCGGTGCCACCCGCCCCGACATCACCAACCGGATAGCGGTCCGCCTCGGGGTCCCGGTACGTCTCGCCGACGACCCGGCGACCGCGGTCGTACGCGGCGCCGGGATGGTCCTCGGCTCCGTACTCCGCCAGGCCGGCGCGGCACCGGCCCTGACCGGCCGAATCGGGTGA
- the secD gene encoding protein translocase subunit SecD: MTRATTVRAVLAAAVLLVSVLITLTMSPRLGLDLQGGTRMVLQAKDSDTARADRESTDRTLEVLRQRIDSLGVAEPTLTRSGEDQIIVELPDVQDPRKAAEVIGRTAQLSFHAIQGPDSGDEGRAEAGPTLPDEQGRALDLGPARLSGAGVKDATAAFDAQQGAGWTVSLDFHKQAGRDWTRLTGEAACHPVQDDRRRVAIVLDEQIISSPQVSPSVGCNVGLPSGSTQITGSFSADEARELALLIKGGALPLPVEIVEQRTVGPTLGAAAIDASARAALIGAAATALFITVVYRLFGALAAVALAAYGLISYAALVGLGVTLTLPGLAGFVLAIGMAVDANVLVFERAREEHAQHPGRSLRSSLTAGFRGAWSAVADSNVTTLIAAGLLFSLGSGPVKGFGVTLAIGVIASMFSALVIARALTEIAAGSRFVNDYRGVNGIAFPGRVRTWLTRRDPRLMRFPSRWLMVSTALVAVAVLGIAVRGVNLGVEFTGGRLVEYSTSRPVDVERARTALAGAGFGDAEVTTAGAGDISVRTGELDNDGEHALRAALAAEGGTTTKVRDELIGPSLGDELRRNALIALGIAVLVQLAYLAVRFRWTFAVASVGALVHDVIILVGAFAWLGRTVDGIFLAALLTVIGYSVNDSVVVFDRVRELWAKARRVPLATIADRAVLQTIPRTVNTGMGALFILVALAVLGGDSLADFALALLIGICVGTYSSVLTAVPAALVLERSSKAPPPARKRSPGRRSGTKAARRDPLDNGARV, from the coding sequence ATGACTCGCGCCACCACGGTGCGAGCGGTTCTGGCTGCGGCCGTGCTGCTCGTCTCCGTGCTCATCACGCTGACCATGTCACCCAGACTCGGCCTCGACCTTCAGGGCGGCACCAGAATGGTGCTCCAGGCCAAGGACTCGGACACCGCCAGGGCGGACCGGGAGAGCACCGACCGCACACTCGAAGTGCTGCGCCAGCGCATCGACTCGCTCGGCGTCGCCGAACCCACCCTGACCCGCTCCGGCGAGGACCAGATCATCGTCGAACTCCCGGACGTCCAGGACCCGCGCAAGGCCGCGGAGGTCATCGGCAGAACGGCTCAGCTCAGCTTCCATGCCATCCAGGGCCCGGACAGCGGGGACGAGGGCAGGGCCGAAGCGGGGCCGACCCTCCCCGACGAACAGGGGCGCGCCCTCGATCTCGGCCCGGCCCGGCTCTCCGGCGCGGGCGTCAAGGACGCCACCGCCGCGTTCGACGCCCAGCAGGGCGCCGGCTGGACCGTGTCCCTCGACTTCCACAAGCAGGCCGGCCGGGACTGGACCAGGCTGACCGGCGAAGCCGCCTGCCACCCGGTCCAGGACGACCGGCGCCGCGTCGCCATCGTCCTCGACGAGCAGATCATCTCCTCGCCGCAGGTCTCCCCGTCGGTCGGCTGCAACGTCGGCCTGCCCTCCGGCTCCACCCAGATCACCGGATCGTTCAGCGCGGACGAGGCCCGCGAACTGGCCCTCCTGATCAAGGGCGGCGCCCTGCCGCTCCCCGTCGAGATCGTCGAGCAGCGGACCGTGGGACCGACGCTCGGCGCGGCAGCCATCGACGCCAGTGCCCGTGCCGCCCTCATCGGCGCCGCGGCCACCGCACTCTTCATCACCGTCGTCTACCGGCTCTTCGGCGCACTCGCCGCCGTCGCGCTCGCCGCCTACGGACTGATCTCCTACGCGGCCCTGGTGGGCCTCGGCGTCACCCTCACCCTGCCGGGCCTCGCCGGATTCGTCCTGGCCATCGGGATGGCGGTCGACGCCAACGTGCTGGTCTTCGAGCGGGCCAGGGAGGAACACGCACAGCATCCGGGCCGCTCCCTGCGCTCCTCGCTGACCGCCGGATTCCGGGGCGCCTGGAGCGCCGTCGCCGACTCCAACGTGACGACGCTGATCGCGGCCGGGCTCCTCTTCTCCCTCGGCTCCGGACCGGTGAAGGGATTCGGCGTCACACTCGCCATCGGCGTGATCGCCTCCATGTTCTCCGCACTCGTCATCGCCCGCGCACTCACCGAGATCGCGGCAGGCTCCCGGTTCGTCAACGACTACCGGGGCGTCAACGGCATCGCGTTCCCCGGCCGGGTACGCACCTGGCTGACCCGCCGCGATCCCCGGCTGATGCGGTTTCCGAGCCGCTGGCTGATGGTCTCCACCGCACTGGTCGCCGTGGCCGTCCTCGGGATCGCCGTGCGCGGTGTCAACCTGGGCGTCGAGTTCACCGGCGGTCGGCTCGTCGAGTACTCGACGAGCCGACCGGTCGACGTGGAGCGGGCCCGCACCGCCCTGGCCGGCGCGGGCTTCGGCGACGCCGAGGTCACCACGGCCGGTGCGGGCGACATCTCCGTACGGACCGGCGAACTCGACAACGACGGCGAACACGCCCTGCGCGCCGCCCTCGCGGCGGAGGGCGGCACGACCACCAAGGTCCGCGACGAGCTGATCGGCCCCAGCCTCGGCGACGAACTGCGGCGCAATGCCCTGATCGCGCTGGGTATCGCCGTGCTCGTGCAACTGGCCTATCTGGCGGTCCGGTTCCGCTGGACGTTCGCCGTGGCCTCGGTCGGGGCGCTGGTCCACGACGTGATCATCCTGGTCGGCGCCTTCGCCTGGCTCGGCCGCACCGTCGACGGCATCTTCCTGGCCGCACTCCTCACCGTCATCGGATACTCCGTCAACGACTCGGTGGTGGTCTTCGACCGGGTACGGGAACTCTGGGCGAAGGCCCGGCGCGTACCTCTGGCCACCATCGCCGACCGGGCCGTTCTCCAGACCATCCCGCGCACGGTCAACACCGGAATGGGCGCGCTCTTCATCCTCGTCGCGCTCGCCGTGCTGGGCGGGGACTCCCTCGCGGACTTCGCCCTCGCCCTGCTGATCGGCATCTGCGTCGGCACGTACTCCTCGGTGCTGACCGCCGTGCCGGCCGCCCTCGTCCTGGAGCGGAGCAGCAAGGCCCCGCCGCCTGCCCGCAAGCGGTCACCGGGACGCCGGTCCGGTACGAAGGCGGCACGCCGGGATCCGCTCGACAACGGAGCACGCGTCTAG
- a CDS encoding helix-turn-helix domain-containing protein, protein MSPDPYLNELGEFLKARRAELTPRTVGLPDPPRPRRVTGLRREEVAQLAAISTDYYTRLEQGRLQASAPVLNGLAQALHLDDDQRKYLFGLAGKETPRPRRHARQKVQPQLQRLLDDLTATPAVVLGRRMDIIAWNQLAAALVTDFARIPEKQRNYLRILFTDPAMRTLYGDWEQVARTAVAQFRMEAAKYPDDPRLTALVGELSVQDADFRQWWAAHHVAALAIGSKTLHHPVVGELSLDWDTLTASTDPDQQLVIWTAAAGTPTHDRLRILASWAADQHLSAAPSE, encoded by the coding sequence ATGAGCCCCGACCCGTATCTCAACGAGCTGGGAGAGTTCCTCAAGGCCCGCCGGGCCGAGCTCACCCCCCGCACCGTCGGGCTGCCCGACCCCCCGCGGCCCCGTCGCGTCACCGGCCTGCGACGCGAAGAGGTCGCGCAGCTCGCCGCGATCTCCACCGACTACTACACCCGGCTGGAACAGGGCCGTCTCCAGGCCTCCGCGCCCGTCCTCAACGGCCTCGCCCAGGCCCTGCACCTCGACGACGACCAGCGCAAGTACCTCTTCGGCCTCGCCGGCAAGGAGACTCCCCGCCCCCGGCGCCACGCCCGCCAGAAGGTCCAGCCACAGCTTCAGCGCCTGCTGGACGACCTCACCGCCACGCCCGCCGTCGTCCTCGGCCGACGGATGGACATCATCGCCTGGAACCAGCTGGCCGCCGCCCTCGTCACGGACTTCGCCCGGATCCCCGAGAAGCAGCGGAATTACCTCCGCATTCTTTTCACCGACCCGGCGATGCGGACTCTGTACGGCGACTGGGAGCAGGTCGCCCGCACAGCCGTCGCGCAGTTCCGCATGGAGGCCGCCAAATACCCCGACGACCCCCGGCTCACCGCGCTGGTGGGAGAACTGTCCGTCCAGGACGCGGACTTCCGCCAGTGGTGGGCCGCCCATCACGTCGCTGCCCTCGCGATCGGTTCCAAGACCCTTCACCACCCCGTCGTCGGCGAGCTGTCCCTCGACTGGGACACCCTGACCGCCAGCACCGACCCCGATCAGCAGCTCGTCATCTGGACCGCCGCGGCCGGCACCCCCACCCACGACCGGCTGCGGATCCTCGCCTCCTGGGCCGCCGACCAGCACCTTTCAGCCGCCCCTTCGGAGTGA